DNA from Streptomyces rishiriensis:
CGCAGGTTCGCTCCGTTGACGGTGGCGGCCGGCTGAGCCGGACGAGACGGCAGAACGCCGGTTCCCGTGGTGGTCGGAAACCGGCGTTCCGGCGGACGTGTCAGATCAGACGAGCGTCTCCACGGCGGCCGTGGCGAAACCGTGGTCCTGCTCCGGGGCGCCGCCGCCGACCCCGAGGGCACCGATCAGCCGGCCGTCGCGGTGTACCGGCACCCCGCCCGCGATGAACAGCAGCGGCCGGTCGAGCGCGGTGGGCAGGGTGTGGAAGGGGCCACCGGGCTGCACGGCGTCGACGAGGTCGGCGGTGGGGGCGTTCAGCTGCAGCGCCGTGTACGCCTTGCGCGTGCTCGTCTCCCCGGAGATCAGTACGGCCCGGTCATCGCGCCGGAAGGCCAGCAGATGGCCGCCGGCGTCCAGGACGGTGACGCTGACCGTGACCCGGGCGGCCTCGGCTGCCCGGCGGGCGGCCGTGACGAGGGCTTCGGCGTCGTGAATGGTCAGAGGCGCGACGGTGGTGGTGCTCATGGGGGGAGCTTCTCCTTGCGATGTTGTCGAGGCTTGTCTGGGTTCGGCGTGACCGAGGTCTCGGTGCCGAGGTCGATGCGGTCGAGGCCCCCGGCTGATCAGGGACGCTCGCCGACTCACCGGGACGGCCCTGTGATCGGCGTGTCTCACCGCTGGACGGCGGTCCGCCGCTCGACGGGCACGCCGCCGGTGACCACGGCGTCGGCAGCGGCAGGGGGGTGGTCGCGGCGCTCCAGTGCGGCCGAGACGACGGCGAGGAGCAGGGCGCCCGCGGCGAGGGCGGCGCCGACCCAGTTCGGGGCGGTGTAGCCCAGTCCGGCCGCGATGACGAGGCCGCCGAGCCAGGCGGACAGCGCGTTGCCGAGGTTGAAGGCGCCGATGTTCACCGCCGACGCCAGGGTCGGCGCGCCGTGAGCCTGGTCCAGGACGCGCTTCTGGAGAGGCGGGACGGTGGCGAAGCCCAGGGCGCCGATCAGCACGATGGTGACGGCCGCCAGACCCTTGTTGTGCGCGGTGAGCGTGAAGAGCGCCAGGACGACCGCCAAGGCGCCCAGGGAGACGTACAGCATCGGCATCAGCGCACGGTCGGCGTACCTGCCGCCGACGAGGTTGCCGCCGACCATGCCGAGGCCGAACAGGATTAGCAGCCAGGTGACGGATCCGTCGGCGAAGCCGGCCACGTGCGTCATCATCGGCGCGATGTAGGTGATGGCAGCGAAGACGCCGCCGAAGCCGAGGACCGTCATCGCCATGGCGAGCAGCACCTGGGCGTTCTTGAAGGCGGCCAGCTCGTGCCGCAGGTGCACCCCCTCGGCTCGCGGCATGTCGGGCACCAGCTTGGCGATGCCTGCCAGGCCCACGACGCCGAGCACGGCGACGACGGCGAAGGTGACGCGCCAGCCGACGCTCTGTCCGACGAGGGTCCCCAGCGGAACCCCCACGACGTTGGCGACGGTGAGACCGGTGAACATCATCGCGATGGCTCCCGCCTTCTTGTCCGGGGCGACCAGGTCAGCGGCGACGACCGAGCCGATGCCGAAGAAGGCGCCGTGGGCGAGGGACGCGACGACGCGGCCGACCAGCATCACGCCGAACGACGGGGCGACGGCGGACAGCAGGTTGCCGACGATGAACAGGCCCATCAGCATCATCAGCATCCGCTTGCGGGAGACCTTGGTGCCGAGGACCGTCATGAGCGGAGCGCCGAACATGACACCGAGCGCGTAGCCGGTCACCAGGAAGCCGGCCGTGGGGATGGAGACTCCGAAGTCGCCCGCTACCTCGGGCAGCAGACCCATGATCACGAACTCGGTCGTACCGATGCCGAAGGCCCCGATCGCGAGGGCCAGAAGCGCGAGAGGCATAGGAGGTAACACCTTCCAGACGATTGCAGATGCGCTTTACGTGCGTTCACAATAGTTGCAGACGCGGGCTACATGCAACCGCCGTCTATTGCAGGGTTGCTCTATCCTGGTGTCAGCCGCTCCGGGACGGAGGAGAATCCCATGACTGCGACGGACCCCGCGCTC
Protein-coding regions in this window:
- a CDS encoding MFS transporter, whose translation is MPLALLALAIGAFGIGTTEFVIMGLLPEVAGDFGVSIPTAGFLVTGYALGVMFGAPLMTVLGTKVSRKRMLMMLMGLFIVGNLLSAVAPSFGVMLVGRVVASLAHGAFFGIGSVVAADLVAPDKKAGAIAMMFTGLTVANVVGVPLGTLVGQSVGWRVTFAVVAVLGVVGLAGIAKLVPDMPRAEGVHLRHELAAFKNAQVLLAMAMTVLGFGGVFAAITYIAPMMTHVAGFADGSVTWLLILFGLGMVGGNLVGGRYADRALMPMLYVSLGALAVVLALFTLTAHNKGLAAVTIVLIGALGFATVPPLQKRVLDQAHGAPTLASAVNIGAFNLGNALSAWLGGLVIAAGLGYTAPNWVGAALAAGALLLAVVSAALERRDHPPAAADAVVTGGVPVERRTAVQR
- a CDS encoding GlcG/HbpS family heme-binding protein, which translates into the protein MSTTTVAPLTIHDAEALVTAARRAAEAARVTVSVTVLDAGGHLLAFRRDDRAVLISGETSTRKAYTALQLNAPTADLVDAVQPGGPFHTLPTALDRPLLFIAGGVPVHRDGRLIGALGVGGGAPEQDHGFATAAVETLV